Below is a genomic region from Halictus rubicundus isolate RS-2024b chromosome 11, iyHalRubi1_principal, whole genome shotgun sequence.
TAACAATACGAATATTGTATTCGCGATAAGCTGCAAGCTCCGAGCGTTTCGTTGTTGTAAATCGAATGATCGTTGGCGAATTCGTAGCTCGACAGGcgtggaaaaaaaaattatacaacatACAGGCGTTTCCGATCCCTCCGACAGCGACGGATCCAGGAAATGAAATATATACGAGGCAAACAATGAAATACCGCGAAATTGTGATGACAAGAAGAAGATAGTCACGTGCACGCGCCGTATTTATAATGAATTCTTTCGTTCCGTTCGACGTTTCTTTTCTCTTGTTCGTTTGACGCAACATCGTTTGCACGGTCACACGCTCCCGACAGATAATTCTAGTTCGTAAGAATCTTAATTGTTTAAGACGAAATAAATATCTGCAAACCGAGCCGCGTTTTGCTTTTGCTTGCGAGCATCGACCATGCGACACGCTCTCGCCGTCttccgaacaatttttatattctaaATTGAAGCTGTTGTGATTGTTATTGCGATGCAATGCAGAAACAGGCGCTTCTTGTAAACGAACATGCGCAGAGAAACTGTTCGATTATTGAAGCTAAAGGAAAATAAGCCATCCCACAAATGGTAACGTCTTTTCTTCTATTTTTCCACGAGAAAGTTAACGGTAATGTGTTTCTAATTTTCTCGTTGAAGAatagataaaaaagaaatacattaCTCATGGGATGACCTACTAGAAACGAGTTCGAGTAGAATCTAGTTTACAAATTGAAAGTACAGTGGGACATTGCCAACACACTTGTTAACATCATCGAAATCGAACGGACGGCGAGGGTGTTGTACAGTGTGACGAGAGAATGCGAGAAAAGAGGAGGCAGAAGAGTTTTGCGTGAATGATTTATTCCAGTAGTACGATTCACCCTCTCCGCCTGTACAAACAGTCTCTTTTACAGCCAACACACGTGTACaaatccacacacacacacacacacgcacacatgtAGAAACGCAACCGTGGCAAAACTAAAGAACCGATGCACTGCCGATGCGTTCAGCCGAGCACGATGTTGCCCTTCAGAGGGCAGCTTGCATTTAAAGGAAAGCAAAGTTGCCCGATGATGAGCCGCAACGTGTCCCGAGTATTCGAATTCGTGTTCTTCCTGCTTCGCAGCACAAAGTCCTCGGAACTATAGTCGTCTGGTTGGTACACTCTCCTAATCTGTCTTCCAATTACACTCGAAACTgtcctttctcttcttcttctgctttttTCCCTTTGTCCAGGACCGGTGCGGATTCGACGAACCACTCTTCTCGTCTGAGGCTCCTTGAGCCTTGCTCAGAAACTTTATAACTGGCATTCTCCACCCACAGGAAACTCTGCGGCGCAGAGATTAGCCGGGGAACTCGCGAAGAGGAAACAGGAAGGGGCGGATAGCTGGTACACCAACCGAGATATTACCTTGCCAGATTTGGCTTTAGCGCTAAGAGCCAACTGGAAAACCGATGGCGGGCTTAGATTGACCCGCGGGCCATCGCCTTGTCTGCGGAAATCAAGAATGTCCGAAGAGATCCTTTGACATCCTTCGAGATCTCTAGATTTAAAGGGTAGCCTGATTTAAAGTCGACCAATCTTCGAAAAGAGAATATAGGGTCAaagacccgattactgtgcctaaaataactatacttatttttaaagcataatgaatattaaaaaagaaatattaaatttttcattcaaatcagttaatatatatgttatatatcccttttttagtattcattatgctttgaaaataagtataattaatatatgcatAGTAATTGGTACATCCACAgaaattgggtcccttgccctagCCGGATACAATGGTAAAAAATAACGGTTTGTGAACCATTCGATCAGCCATCGAGAAGAGACATGTAAAATGGCAACCCTATAGAGACATCTTACTACAATGTTGAAGTGCATCAGGTTCCCtcaatttgtttgtaaaatATGAACCCGGTGGACCGTTAACCCTAGCTCATTCAGAAGTGTTTGAATGCggtaatatttcttctttatatTTTCGACCCTGTTTTTTGATTTGCAAAGTAAGCTTGTGGTCTTTAATATTGCAAGATGGATTGAAATGCTATCGATCACCGATGCAGGGTCTTTCTGGTGCGTTAGCAGCCACCGCTTTCATCCCTTGATGTTGTCTCTCCCCTCGCTCGGTCTGGACCACCTCGAGCGAGCTTCCTTTGGAAAGTTACCGTCGAAGTTCCCTTCGGAAACGCAGCCAACGTTTCGTTTTCTGACGTCAAGTGAAACGTGAACATCTGTTGCACATCGTGCGACGAACAAACATGTCCTCGGGTTTCACAGTGTTTCAGCTGCCCCGAGAGGGTGGCCAGACGCCGACCGAGGACTTGGACCAGCTCGCATAAATCTGCTTCGAGAAACCTTGCCGGATACCGCCGGACACTTAACAGCGTGCACTTTGAAGACCTCGTTTCGAAGAAGCacaattttcagaatttctaCCGTGAAAACCACGCGAACGGTTCTTACGTGAAATAATTCAATAGACTCTCCCGCCGCACAGTAGTATTTTTTCAAACATCATAATCATTTATGTACGTTCCCGTAGCTCGGAGAACGGAAGAAAGGATCCGAAGGTTTTCCGTGCGCAGTGATATGCAATTAATGGGATCTGAGTAGTATAGGCAATCCCTCGAGCAGCCACAGAGAACCCTCTATTATCGGTAAACAAGAGGAGATTGTGATCGCTAGCATCATTCGCTGCTCCGCGTTCACAAAGCAAACGTTGTGATTGCGGGATCCTTGAAACGTATTCGGAGGCAGACCACCACCTGGTCCGTTTTCCTACTTTGATAACACACTCACAGCTGCTCGGGATAAAAAAAGAAGCTGAAACGAGGATTCCTCACCGGGGTGGGAATCTCTCCCACTTTGATGTCATTGTTGTGACCCGGGATGAGTCACGCGCCCGGGTCGGTTGATTTTTTCTCTCAACGAGCCAGCGTCGCTGCACACTGCGATTCAGTTTATTTTGTTCCAGCGAAAGTTCCGTACCCGCTTGATTAGCCGAGTCAAAGTCTCTGTTGATGACCAGTACACGCGATCCGAAACGACACACTTGGCTGAAATCGAGTCGCGTACCGAGCCTTGACCCTTGATGTCTAGGAACTTAATTCGCGCCGCAATTAAAATACCAAGACAGCTGCCGTATCCGGAACCGTTTACAATGATAATTGAACCGCCTGCTGGCCGTCGAACGCTGCTCTGAATATTACACCAGCTAGAGTTATCGTTTATTTCATTAACGAGCTACAGGCCACTTAGAAACACGTGTCGAAAAGAATACCAACTCTGCTGCGCTCTTAAACATTTGTatgttcacatttttctttcgtcAACGCGTTCGCCATCACCGTTCGTTTCGCTGCTTGTCCAAGTCgttaaaaatattcgatctAATGTGACGTGTCTCATTTATGGAATATTGAAATCGTTCTAACAAAAGAAAGTCGTGGacattctcaatattatcctctacGATTCTAAACAGCAGCGCGCATACAATTAATTCGACTAGTTTTTCACATAAACTACGAGAACCTGAACGTCACACGTGTGTGAAGATGGTAACGGACGTGCTAATTGCGTTTAAAATAGCTTTATGCTTTAGAGAGGGGTGTACGAAGATGTTCCTATTTCCATTTTCTCAATATTATTCGAAAGAGGACCATAGCATTGCGAAGAAAAATTCTAGACCACCACCGATGCAGTTTTGGTTTCAAATTTGCATCAACTAGGATCATAGTCCTAACAATTATCCATTCTTTCAAAGGCAGCAGAGGAAGAGTAAAAAAACATATTGATAAAAATAGTGAATACCACATATCAAAATGAGCTTTCGCTTCTAAAATAATTCTGTTCAGTCTAATACTTGTAGGGAGATCTTTATCCTGTAATGTTAACattttatctaccggaagcctattcgATAGGATTTATAGGATCGAAAGATCTATTGAAAAATCCTCAGCCGAGATCCacagatttgaaaaaattacgaaacaatCGCCGATAGAATAATGCGTTAATTACATGGTTATCTTGTAGGTGCATCAAGGGCGAGTCTGAACGCGGAGAAGGAACAACAAGCAACAGTTGGCTGTGGAAGATAACGCGGACCGCAGACACATCCATTCCTCGCGGCACACCCGATAGATCGGCTTACCGAACACGCGTGGTCTACAGAAAGATACTTGTTTCCGCCCAGCGCGATATCAACCGGAACACAGGAAAATCGTGCGGAGCTTTGTGCTCGATAACCCGCTGCGTTTTCCTCTCTCGAGAAACTGTTAACGATACTCGCGTGTATATCCGGTAGAAACGGCCCGGAATCTTTTTGAATTCAGTCAAGCTCGATCgaccaggatagaggatcaaaCTCGTAGAGGAATGGATTTTTAATCGCGATACACACCCACACTTTCTCACGGTTCTCTGTTCGATCTCGAGATTTCATCTGTTgaacacgcgcgcgcacgcgaaGATGAGCGCACGGCACCCCATGCGAGATCCCGAGGGCGACTGAACACGCTGAACTTGATTTGCGGAACAGCCCGAGAAGAAGGGAGGAttccgagagaaagagaggaacacGTGGTGCGACACTCCGTGAAAGAGGGGACCCTGCTCGCTCTCCGGACTGCTGAATCGTTGCGACGCGATGCGCCAGCGTCGAATCAGTCGCCGAAGGGCACAGAAATCATGCTTTCGGCACCTTCGACACGCTGAACACGCTGCAACGATTATCACTGTCCTGGGAGCTTCGCCGACGTCACCCACGGTGTCGGGAAATTATTCGATTACAcgcgtttataacaaaaatgaaacagtagaagaatttaaagatattGCCGTATTATTTTCAGTTCAAATCAATTCctgtttcactccagtttgttacgATTCGAGCagagcatttttattttgcataaagatcctatTGATAAGTCTACCGAGCAAGACAGATGTCTACCTCGCTCTgcttttcattaaataacataTAGGACAATGGGAATTTACATAAAGATCGGTAGTCTAACGATGTCTCGTTAGGATAACAAATGCGACGTTAGAATTTGTTCCCAGAACCAGAGAATTATTTATGACTcgacttaacactaggtttacgggacccgtcaaaatgacgggttctgacatttttaatttacaattcttaaaattctaaagatacatccgtgaggaattattcatcgaatttatttctttgggtatatgttattaaaaagaaagtgctaaaaatttgggcagcacattctcgttatttttataaagtaatgtaaaatagccacttgtagtgctccgtaaacctagtgttaatataacATTATGCAATTTGAACGGTCATTTTTATTTGTAGGAGGAGGAAATACGTGAAGTAGGAATAGAACCGACGAAGGAAGGCGTTCTCGAGCCACTCGTTTCCCTTGTAATCGGGAACGCGTTATCTGATCTGCTAGAGGTCCAGTCGGAAAGAAAGGCGAGGATGGAAAAAAGAAGGCGGCCAGATAAATTCAACGTGTAGCTCGGGTTGCGTCGGGTTGGAGGGAGAAGGGCGGGCAGGAGGATCGCGGGAATGGGAAAGGGTCAGAGGGCAGTGTCCCGAGGCAAGGGGCCACAGCCAGGGCCACAGAAAAATTTGCATTTCCTGTTCACGATGAATAATGCCGGCCGTCGTCGAATCAGCCCGGTCCGATCCCCGGAATTTCCGCCTGATACCGTGGCAAATAATCACAAGCGTGCCTGACTCCTCGACAAACAAGGAAACATCTCTTCTGTCAGCTTGCGCCTCGTCTTTTCACTCTAGAAAAGCTCCAAAGTCGATTTCCCATCGGAAATCTTGCTACGAAAAATTTGCTTCAATTTTGCAAACAAGTGCAAACGAATTTATTCTATTTTCGTCCCAATTAAGCACATAGATGCATGCTTTCAAAATGAAATGGAACATCTAAATACTTGGCAATTCTCTGGATTTCCAACTTCTTTATCCATTATTGGACTACGGATCTTTTCACATACTAATTGTTtaggaatacaaaaaaaaaaggtatatATTCATCGTTTTAGTTGCATTTCTGTACAGGAACAGAAcgattttaatatttcgttttaatattttttaatggtcttCCTGACTTCCAGAAAGCCACCATGGATTTTTTGTAATCCTTCCCAGGAGCCAACGGGGGAGCACAGCTTTTCCTATGTGTGTCTGCGTCGCCAGGGGTGACTTCGAAGGGTTTCCAgcgaagaaagaagagaaggGAGAGGAGATGTTTATGGGAACAGCTGTTCCTCTCCTGGGGTTGTTGACCATGCACACCTACTTCTGCTCGGAGGTCTTTATGAGGGCTCTCCTGACCCCCAGGTATATTTAACACGTGACCGACTTCCATGGGGGAAGATCTTTCCGTTTCTCGTTCGGTCATGATGTTCGTATCAGCAGACGGCCGGAATTGGCTTGAATTCAGTCCAACCGCAATCTGTTTTCTTTCGTTTGGTATCGCTGCAATATAGATCTCTGCATTTGCGAGGTTACAAACTGTAGAAAATCTTTCAGCTCCCACTGTTCTAAAATCGTAGCTAAAACCAAAGAATATTTTCCTAGAAAATACGGTGTGGCGGAAGCGTTTGGAGATAATGAAACACTCTGGTAATATCAATATAATCTATCACATCACCCTAATCCGGAGCTGCCTGCTCCTAGTTTTCTAATTGttgatcaattaaaaattctgtcgCTGAATTGTTGGAATGTTGCAACTGACGTGGAATAATTTCTTTTCAAGGACGCTTCTACGAAGAATGGAGCGAGTCTGAGTCTGGGCCGATCCGCTAAGAAAATAGCCGAGTACAGGAGAATAGAGAGGGAGTTTCAGCAGGAAAGCTGAATGGCGTAACGgcccggcgcgacgcggcgaccGAGCGGAGAAAAACGGAGCGCACACTTGTCTCCGGACAAAAAACCACGGTAGAAACATCTGGAGCCTCGAGATCCTACGGTGGCCCCATGGAAAAAAACCGTTTGTGTAGCGTATACGCGTGGGAGCATCTCTCGCGTCCATCCGCGCAACGGTGTACGCAGTGTGTATTGTAAAAAAGCTTtccaatttatttatataaatagaacGACGTACATAGATGTAACACAGATGAATAGATACAGATAAATATAGTATGAGATGATTGGAGATCTCGTGCTGACGCTATACACACAATTTTAGGTAGAATTCTCTGTTGGGCATGCATCGATTCGCACGAGTCTCGGCAGTCGGAGTGGCGAATGGCGTGAGTAATACATTCAGGGCTGATTTAGTACTCGATGGTGATAGTCTTCGTCTTCAAGTATTCGTTCAGAGCGTCCTGACCGAGGTCCTTGCCGAAACCGGACATCTTGAAGCCGCCGAACGGCGCTGCGACATCGGTTTTGTTGTACGTGTTGATGAATACTGTGCCAGCTTCGATCTTCTCGGCGAACTTCAATGCTCTGCCGATGTCCTTGGTCAAGACACCGGATGCCAGTCCGTATTCAGTACTGTTCGCTCTTCTGATCATGTCGTCTACATTCTTCGAGCTGAATTTCGAGATCACCATCACTGGACCAAACGACTCCTCCTTGGCTATGTACATGTCATCCTTCACGTCCGTGAATATCGTCGGCTCGAAGTACCATCCTGGACGGTTCAGCCTGTTGCCCCCGTAGACCAAGGTCGCTCCATCTTGAACCCCTCTACGGACGAAGTCCAGAAGCTTGTTCAGATGGGCCTTGTGGTTCTGGGGACCGTGGCTCGTGCTCCTGTCCAGAGGATTACCTACTGAAATCTTCTTCGTCTCCTCCACTACTCTCCTCAGGAACTCGTCGTGTATCGACTCCTCTACGAACAAGCGTCCTGTTTCGGAACATTGAGACGTTAGAGCAAGAGTATGCAGGGTATATTAGATAGTTAAATGGGAGCAAAATGAATTGATCGCGTTATAGGAGGGCTGACAGTATTTGAATTTGTTGGACAGCGTAATTAGCACAAACAGTTAACTACAACAGTTCGCACGTACCGGCAGCAATGCAGTTCTCTCCCTTGTTGAAGAACACGCTGTTCATCCCGACTCTGACCGCGTGCTGGATGTCAACGTCCTCGAAAATTACCAGGGGACTCTTGCCACCGAGCTCCAGCGAGACTTTCTTCAGATTGCTGACCGCGCAGGACTTCATGATCGACTGTCCGATCTGCGTAGACCCGGTGAACCCGAGTTTCCTGATCAGAGGGTGCTCGCAGATCGCGTTTCCGGTCACCGTGCCATTTCCTGGCACTATATTCACAACACCGGGCGGGAATCCAGCCTTGACGGTGAGCTCAGCGAATTTTAAAGCTGTTAGAGGTGAGGCTTGAGCGGGTTTCATCACCACGGTGTTCCCTGCTGCTAAACAGGCCGCCATCTTCCAGGAAAGCATCATCAGGGGATAGTTCCACGGCGTGACCAGGCCACAAACACCAATTGGTTCCTTGCGGGTGATGGTCAGGTTGCGATTAGGCCTGGCATGGCTGATGGGTATCGTGGAACCTTGGATCTTGTCGCACCAGCCGGCAAAGTAGCGCCAGGTCTCTATGGACATGCCTATGTGAGTCTTCAGGGCTAGAGTGTAGACTGCGCCAGAGTCCAGGGTTTCTATCGTAGCCAACTCTTCCTTGTGCTCCTCCATCAGATCCGCCAGTCTGAACATTTCCAAGAATTTGTTTAGTAAATTATATACGAACGTAttccttttttaaataatttttactggGTCGAAAGTAATATATAGCTacttatttttctcgtaaatacataaaattcgcagtccactgATTAGATTATACCGGTCAGTGTTTGATAAGTAGTAGCTTACTTGAAGAGAATAGCTGCGCGCTCTCTGGCACTGATCTTGCTCCACTCGCCCTCCTCGAAGGCCTTCTTGGCAGCCTTGACCGCTCTGTCCACGTCCTCCACAGACCCACACTCCACCGAGCAGATGACGCTCTCGTCGTGAGGGTTGATGGTGTCTATGGCTCTACCCTGACCATTCACGAATTCACCATTGATGAACAGTTGCTTGGGGAACTTGAGCTGCCTGTTGTTTGCCTGGATCTCCACTGCGTCGTACTTGACATCTTTAGAAGCGGACACACCGCGCGCAGCCAGGATTACCGTGCTGGCGAACTGACTGAACACCGGGGCCATGAAGACGTCCACGTTCTGCAACGTGACCCCCAAGTTGTCCTTCACTTCCTCTACCATCCTGACCACGTCCATACTTCCAGCACCTGCGACCAATGACCCCATATAATTCTAATCTCGTTAATCTTTCAAGTACCGGGGCTAGACTCTTACCGGAGGCGAAGAAGTCGGTGTCATTGTCGATGTCCAAGTTCAGGATGCCTTTCCAGATCCTCTTTAGGGTCTCGACGGACTTCAGCTCATCCTCCGTGAACTCTACCGCCGTTTCCTCGCTCTGCTGGCCGAATTTCTGCGCTGGGATCGTTCTGGTTCCGATCTTAAGTCTCTTCACGTTCACGAGGTTGCCGTCGACAGCACGGATCAGCAATCCTCCTTCGTGGAGAATACCTACACGATCCTCCACGGCCACCTGGGACAGTTCCTGCGGCAACTGGTCAGTGGCCCACAGACTGGACCCGAACAGACGGACCTCCTCCCCTTCGATCATCGTCCAGGCACCTGGAGTACTATCCAGGCCACGGATGAAATCGTGAACCTGCTTCGCTGACTTGGTCCAGTCTATTTTCTGAAGCTCCTTCTTGTTCAACATGGGATCGTAAGTGGCACCCTCTTCTGTCTGGACGATCATCGGCGCAATTCCCTTCGCCACGAGGTCCACCGCCTCCCCCATCGCTTTGATCCCTTCAGGGTAGAGAAAGTTGTTGTACACACTATCTAGAGTGTCGTCAGCCTCTAGCTTGCAGGACTTCTGCAGCAAAATTGGCCCAGTATCCAGGCCGTCATCGGCCCAGAATACAGAAAAGCCAGCGGTGTCATCTCCCTCTATCAGGGTCCTAAACATATCACAGGAATTATTACATTAGTCGCATTAGTTCGCTTAAGGTCCGCGCTTTTGGATATAGGGCGGCCACGACTcgctattctctctctctcgcaggtCAAGGTCTCGCGGAATTATTAACGCTCGAATAATTAATTGCAGGTAACAAGCTCGCATCCTAAGACAGTGCAAGAATTCATGCGGAGAATCGAAACTGCGCCCAAATTAATCCCACGGTATTATTAGATTAAATgcgcattattattattattattaattacggtattattattagacttaATGCTTCGTTTCCTGTTATCGGTTATCGGCGTTCATTCGGAATGCAGAAACTCGATAGCTCGAGAAACCGATCCGTAACCGGTTCTGTgaccgcacacacacacacacacacacacacacaatcgaTTGATTCACGCTCGCCCTGCCCACTTATCGGACTGTTATGCTCGCACATAATCACAGTGGCACAGTGTCCACTATACTCTCGAGCTCTTTCATTAGAGGGATACAGATTTCGGGCTGTACTAACCAGCTTATAGCACTCGCTCCACGATGCCTGGGTAGTATGGAAGGATGATAGCATATGGTCTTGTGGCGAGGATGGTTGATCACCTCCATGGGGATGAATTGGCTGCAGAATGGCAACACGTTGAGATCAACCTCGATGCTCTTGTACAGGTCCCAGACCTCCGACAACATCACGCCTTTGCTTCGCCATGATTTGATCTTGAACACCGGTGTATTGTCCGCTTTCGCTGTGATCGCTGTGCATGGAAATGTAAACAAATGGTCACCGGTTGTCGACAAGCGTTGTCGTGAATTGCCGTAATATTAATTACTCCACCTAACGGATCCTCTCGGCTACCCTTATCGGGAATCGTAAAGACGCCGGTGACCTGGTGACCATTTTGCCTCAGTAGCTTGTAAACCTCCGCCGCGAACGGGCTCTGGCCGATAATGGCCACTTTAAGCTGCGCCATCGCCGTCTGCGATTCAATGAAACCAATTAACGCCGATTTTTATCGCAGCGGCTACACCATCGGCAGAAATTTTGGTACCTCTGTGATCCGCTTAAACGACTCGAGCAACTATATGAATACTTATTTTCATTGAATAACAGACCGGGAATCTCGTTGGCCATTTGAAAGAACACCAACTTCCAAATTGAACAAGacattatcactagactgcggatttatatgcgaaataaaatttgtttgcattaattgcaagacgtgGAAACCAAATAGGAATTTGCTTTTCTTTTCAGTTGTGCGATTAAGtcgtaagaaatgttttaatctCCGTTCAAACTTATACTcacccatttttctcataaatgcataatatctgcagtctagttatcacagAGGGTTTTCAATGGTTCCTaacttttggccggtagtgtacgGACTCATACACGCAGCCTGTTAGTTTGTACAGTGTGCATTTCTTATATACATACCTCGAAATGCTATCTAATTGGTGCGATCGTTGTCAAATTTTGCTTGTGCTGTGTTTGTTAAGCAAGCTGCAAAGAAAAGATATGATAAGGAGGAGAGCCGAAGTTGTGCATGCGAACGGTGCCTCTAAATCATGCGATTCCGGGCTGTCACCTCTACCGTATGCTATCTTTTACCGAGGCTACTATTGTTATAGTTCTAGCGTACCGTATCCGCTGCCCCGAGTTGTTACCGATGTTTACAAACACCGTTTGCGTTAGCGGATTAGAATGTAATTTAGAATAGAGTTACGTACGGAACTCACGACGTACGGGCGCCAGGAGAGAAAGTTTTTCAGCAGCAGCATCAAGAGATCGTTCCACGTTCACTTTCTCGTCTACCGTGCTTGTTTGTGGACCCGTTCACTTGAACACTTGATTATTGTAACACCTCAACGTACTCGGGCCTATCGACTGAACTCGGGTCCCATCCAGTGCGTTTATATAAGCTAACTGTATCGCGCAGCCGGGGGTCAAGATGTTTCTGAGAAATTGCGATTCTCACTTATCTTCGGGCACTCTCGATAAGCTAATTTGAATCGGCACGCGCGTTTTGCGGTGCTTCCCCCCCAGCAAATTTGGAAAACTTCGCAATTCCGATTATATATTACGTAATCTCGTAAAGTCTACCGTGTAGGAACGTTGTTTATTTAAACGTCAATTTACATCCTTCTCGGGAACATTGTCTAGGATGTCTTTTCTTTTATTCTTAAATTTTGTTATCTTTTTTTTATTAGAACATTGTATACTTGTTCAGGACATTACGTCGGACCATCTTTTAACAcaaggtttacggagcactaaaactgactattttacattactttatcaaaataacgACAATGTGGTCTATCCAAATTGTTAGCCGTCTTTTTTATAATacatactcaaagaaataaatctgttcggatgcatctttacaatctcattaatcgcaaattaaaaattttagaacgcgtcccgcaaacctagtgttaaataaagatCATTTAAAACCATTTTGTAGAAATATCATTACAgttagaataataataatagcgtATAGCATAGTGTGGTAGATAGAATACGAAGAAtcgtaaattaaatattcatatttttttattctttacaATAATGAAACGTCATGACCGCAAAATGACCGAAATACCAGGAACCGTTTCGAAACTTCGGCGCAAAAGCGGACGTCATGGTGCAATATCGGATCACGAAAATTGCGTGTAATTATTCTTTGCATATTGTAATGTAACTATATAGATTGCGATAGATTTTCGCATGTGCCATTCAAGTTCGGACCAGTTCGAACAGGTTCGTGTGAAAGATTCCCCCTATCATGGGTCATTGGTCATTGATAAGCTGTTTACTGGACCAGTATTGTAACCGGTTCGAGACGGTTACGGATCTGGAATCCAAACATCCTTGGTGACGGTGGTCCACGTAGACGTAATTTCTGAAAAAATATTGATAAGAACTCGATACGACAAAAACATGTAGTTTTTATCTTGCTGTCAGTTTATATGGAGCACTGGGATGAGCAAAAGAAcgattatttacattattagaCTATACATTTAATTACATTAATCgagattaatattaaaaataagcGCGACGGAACGGAGCGTGGTCCAGATTGCTCTAATATCTCGGCACTTTGAATTCCGATCCACCGTCCATCACGGTACTCGGTTTCCTCTTGTTCATgatattttgaattttctgccATTCTCTGTCCAACTCTGCCTTCTCGTTCTTCTCCTTGTTATATTTCCTCGTCCTTCGGCCGTCAGCCATTTTCACACCGTACTGGAACGCTGCTTTCGGCAGGGCCTCCTTGTTGTTCATGTATTCGCTGTACTCTTCCGGTGTGTCGAAGTCCCATCTTCCAATGGGACCTTTCTTGTTGCCAAGGTCCATTTTCGTGTAATCGACTTCGTCATCCGAGTCGTCTATCGCGTCCTGCATCTCGTCCAAACCGGGGTAACACTCCGCGTAACCTTCAGGCTCTGCTGCCAACTTGTTCAGCAAGGCTCCTTTTTTGGGAGCATTGTTGTCCACGGTGGGTGGCGCAACGCTCGGTAACTGAGGAGCATTCGCAGTGTCATCCGTGTCCAGATTGTTCTCTGGTTTGTCGAAGTACGatcccttcttcttctccctGGACTGATTCAAGTCCTTCTTGCCAATCACAGGAACATAATCCCCGATATCCC
It encodes:
- the LOC143359235 gene encoding mitochondrial 10-formyltetrahydrofolate dehydrogenase — its product is MAQLKVAIIGQSPFAAEVYKLLRQNGHQVTGVFTIPDKGSREDPLAITAKADNTPVFKIKSWRSKGVMLSEVWDLYKSIEVDLNVLPFCSQFIPMEVINHPRHKTICYHPSILPRHRGASAISWTLIEGDDTAGFSVFWADDGLDTGPILLQKSCKLEADDTLDSVYNNFLYPEGIKAMGEAVDLVAKGIAPMIVQTEEGATYDPMLNKKELQKIDWTKSAKQVHDFIRGLDSTPGAWTMIEGEEVRLFGSSLWATDQLPQELSQVAVEDRVGILHEGGLLIRAVDGNLVNVKRLKIGTRTIPAQKFGQQSEETAVEFTEDELKSVETLKRIWKGILNLDIDNDTDFFASGAGSMDVVRMVEEVKDNLGVTLQNVDVFMAPVFSQFASTVILAARGVSASKDVKYDAVEIQANNRQLKFPKQLFINGEFVNGQGRAIDTINPHDESVICSVECGSVEDVDRAVKAAKKAFEEGEWSKISARERAAILFKLADLMEEHKEELATIETLDSGAVYTLALKTHIGMSIETWRYFAGWCDKIQGSTIPISHARPNRNLTITRKEPIGVCGLVTPWNYPLMMLSWKMAACLAAGNTVVMKPAQASPLTALKFAELTVKAGFPPGVVNIVPGNGTVTGNAICEHPLIRKLGFTGSTQIGQSIMKSCAVSNLKKVSLELGGKSPLVIFEDVDIQHAVRVGMNSVFFNKGENCIAAGRLFVEESIHDEFLRRVVEETKKISVGNPLDRSTSHGPQNHKAHLNKLLDFVRRGVQDGATLVYGGNRLNRPGWYFEPTIFTDVKDDMYIAKEESFGPVMVISKFSSKNVDDMIRRANSTEYGLASGVLTKDIGRALKFAEKIEAGTVFINTYNKTDVAAPFGGFKMSGFGKDLGQDALNEYLKTKTITIEY